Proteins from one Corynebacterium epidermidicanis genomic window:
- a CDS encoding DUF1707 SHOCT-like domain-containing protein, whose product MTDIERHSYLIGDYEREYALRKLKSAVQSRHLPLIEFDRRAELAGHARNQGDIDTLLRDIPDDLMIHTHRTSGLQKRFGNLAFNVLPHPDRWTHGKQFRRFCGAHGDSLFVPPFILKIDPESLYQPKISYKQIGN is encoded by the coding sequence GTGACGGACATCGAGCGGCACAGCTACCTGATTGGCGATTACGAACGTGAATATGCCCTGCGCAAACTAAAGAGCGCAGTGCAGTCCAGGCATCTCCCGCTGATCGAATTTGATCGTAGAGCAGAACTCGCAGGACACGCCCGTAACCAGGGCGACATCGATACTCTGCTACGCGATATCCCAGACGACCTCATGATCCACACCCACCGCACCTCTGGTCTACAAAAACGATTCGGCAATCTGGCGTTCAATGTCCTGCCTCATCCCGATCGCTGGACTCATGGCAAGCAGTTTCGCCGGTTTTGTGGCGCTCATGGTGACAGCCTCTTCGTGCCGCCGTTCATCCTGAAAATCGACCCCGAGTCGCTCTACCAGCCCAAAATCAGCTACAAACAGATCGGAAACTGA
- a CDS encoding DUF1963 domain-containing protein: MNFAQFTRPALSFEVEADFSQPELPRAGLTDTKLGGAPYRPIGAPWPANMYLLAQLNLGELPQVLDLPTTGLLQIFLPFAEGYGSYGPPFCHIDYWPTYDDPAEPLLFDGTTFRSEDVQPERYPMRHGESGIAFTLQKCALLNPCFGLRLTPGQVIQQLPQLDEDIDSNVPGRAEILEYLRDAARKEYLAIHEQSAQGGIQIGGFPCLIQTDFDAPPEAEQLLFQIDYDPHFAWLGDCGSLQVFIKDRGFSTARVYYSCF, encoded by the coding sequence CGCCGGCCTGACCGACACCAAGCTCGGCGGTGCACCTTACCGCCCGATCGGCGCACCGTGGCCAGCCAACATGTACCTTTTGGCCCAGCTCAACCTCGGGGAGCTCCCCCAGGTACTCGACCTCCCCACTACCGGCCTGCTGCAAATCTTCCTGCCGTTCGCCGAGGGTTACGGCAGCTACGGACCCCCGTTTTGCCACATTGATTACTGGCCTACCTATGACGATCCTGCCGAGCCCTTGCTTTTCGACGGCACCACGTTCCGCTCCGAAGACGTACAGCCCGAGCGCTACCCAATGAGACATGGCGAATCCGGGATAGCCTTTACCCTCCAGAAATGCGCGTTGCTCAACCCCTGTTTCGGACTGCGTCTCACCCCGGGGCAGGTAATACAGCAACTCCCCCAATTGGACGAGGACATCGATTCCAATGTGCCTGGGCGTGCAGAAATCCTGGAATACCTAAGAGATGCAGCGCGGAAAGAATACCTAGCGATTCATGAGCAGTCCGCGCAGGGTGGCATCCAAATCGGCGGATTCCCTTGCCTGATTCAAACCGATTTCGACGCACCCCCGGAGGCAGAGCAGCTGCTATTCCAGATTGACTACGACCCACATTTCGCCTGGCTGGGCGACTGCGGGAGCCTGCAGGTGTTCATCAAAGACCGAGGTTTTTCCACCGCTCGAGTCTATTATTCCTGTTTCTGA